A genomic window from Cloacibacillus evryensis DSM 19522 includes:
- a CDS encoding bifunctional transcriptional activator/DNA repair enzyme AdaA, which yields MTEDEMYEAVITNDANYDGSFFYGVKSTGIFCRPSCQSKKPLRENVCFFHSAGEAMKEGFRPCKRCRSDLLSYRPMEKIAGLVKKHLDELYERQTSWNGELREIGLSERRVVQIFKDVYGMTPKAYMDILKLREAKRLLSETDKKVIDIAASVGFGGLSAFNRFFKEQAGCSPAAYRKMYKKQA from the coding sequence ATGACTGAGGATGAGATGTATGAAGCTGTGATAACGAACGACGCCAATTATGACGGGTCGTTTTTCTATGGCGTGAAATCCACAGGCATATTTTGCCGGCCCTCCTGTCAATCCAAGAAACCGCTGCGGGAAAATGTATGTTTTTTTCATAGCGCCGGCGAAGCAATGAAAGAAGGTTTCCGCCCGTGCAAGCGATGCAGGAGCGACCTTCTGTCTTACAGACCGATGGAGAAGATCGCCGGGCTGGTGAAGAAACATCTTGACGAGCTATACGAGCGTCAGACCTCATGGAACGGCGAACTGCGTGAGATAGGACTTTCCGAGCGGCGGGTGGTGCAGATATTCAAAGATGTTTATGGGATGACCCCGAAGGCATATATGGATATTCTCAAATTGCGGGAGGCGAAGCGGCTTTTATCCGAGACAGATAAAAAGGTGATTGATATCGCAGCGTCTGTAGGTTTTGGCGGGCTGTCCGCCTTTAATCGTTTTTTCAAAGAACAGGCAGGATGCAGCCCCGCCGCATATCGAAAAATGTATAAGAAGCAGGCATAA
- the speD gene encoding adenosylmethionine decarboxylase translates to MKDKIQLYGFNNLTKTLSFNIYDICFAKTDREKQDYIAYIDEQYNSERLTKILCGVTDIIGACVLNISKQDYDPQGASVTILISEESVPPAQIDESCNMGRWAEKINEERETVVAHLDKSHVTVHTYPEFHPNNDISSFRVDIDVSTCGKISPLNALNYLIGQFDSDIIALDYRIRGFTRDIDGKKYYKDHEINSIQNYIDEATLRRYDAIDVNVYQSNIFHTKMMLKEIRLADYLFNIDPRELPPEERLSITDRITKEMLEIYYGMNMY, encoded by the coding sequence TTGAAAGACAAGATCCAGCTCTATGGATTCAACAACCTGACAAAGACGTTGAGTTTCAACATTTACGACATCTGTTTTGCAAAGACAGACCGGGAAAAGCAGGATTATATCGCTTATATCGACGAGCAGTATAATTCGGAACGGCTTACTAAGATATTATGCGGCGTCACGGATATCATCGGCGCCTGCGTGCTGAACATCTCCAAGCAGGATTACGACCCGCAGGGAGCGAGCGTCACCATCCTCATCTCCGAGGAATCGGTGCCGCCGGCGCAGATCGACGAATCATGCAATATGGGCCGTTGGGCGGAAAAGATCAACGAGGAACGCGAGACCGTCGTCGCCCATCTCGACAAGAGCCACGTGACCGTGCATACCTACCCCGAATTTCATCCAAACAATGATATAAGCTCATTCAGAGTCGATATCGACGTCTCCACCTGCGGAAAGATATCGCCGCTGAACGCGCTCAACTACCTCATCGGCCAGTTCGACTCCGACATCATCGCGCTGGATTACCGCATCCGCGGCTTCACGCGCGACATCGACGGGAAGAAGTATTACAAGGACCATGAGATAAATTCCATCCAGAACTACATCGACGAAGCTACGCTGCGCCGCTATGACGCGATAGACGTCAACGTCTATCAGTCGAACATATTCCATACGAAGATGATGCTGAAGGAGATACGGCTCGCCGACTACCTCTTCAACATCGATCCACGCGAACTGCCTCCCGAGGAGCGTCTCTCGATAACCGACCGTATCACGAAAGAGATGCTCGAGATCTACTACGGGATGAATATGTATTAA
- a CDS encoding TIGR04076 family protein — MKKVKITVLKTTLDKELAEEYGAEGLGPCPMLREGQTFHADYAKPEGFCDEAWKAIYQYVFALAHGSGNGLFYYGDWIRKPGVAICSCNDGLRPVIFKLEATDEDSRIDYEPVR; from the coding sequence ATGAAAAAGGTAAAAATCACCGTCTTAAAGACCACTTTGGACAAAGAGCTCGCCGAAGAGTATGGCGCGGAAGGACTCGGCCCCTGCCCGATGCTGCGCGAGGGACAGACGTTCCACGCCGACTACGCGAAGCCGGAGGGCTTCTGCGACGAGGCGTGGAAGGCGATATACCAATACGTTTTCGCGCTCGCGCACGGCTCCGGAAACGGCCTGTTCTATTACGGCGACTGGATCAGAAAACCCGGCGTCGCGATCTGCAGCTGCAACGACGGCCTGCGCCCCGTCATCTTCAAACTTGAAGCCACCGACGAAGACTCGCGGATAGATTACGAACCGGTAAGGTAA
- a CDS encoding M24 family metallopeptidase, whose protein sequence is MIKKKRVERLAQTLKDRGIDALYIGPSTDLEYVGGLDTQPDERVRGLMVAKDARCFAMTPLLYKEEIVKAFEDVPFYAEWNDHEGFTGAFRRGCEHLGIVGGRIAFNDGVRAVDMLAVRDAMPMEMVNGADLLAGQRSRKDEEELEVLRESSRIVDKVVAKLQKFIRPGIKERDVAKKIPEFFEEEGVTQMSFNPIVASGPNGSMPHYSGGERVIGENDIVILDLGGRYKSYCSDTTRTLFTGTPTEEMKKVYEIVKRSQAAGEAAVRPGATGQDVDRAARQVIIDAGYGEFFFNRVGHGVGLAVHESPYMIEGNDVPLAPGNVFSVEPGIYLPGKFGVRIENLVAVRPDGSGEALNHFTRELTICGD, encoded by the coding sequence ATGATAAAGAAAAAAAGAGTCGAACGTCTGGCGCAGACATTGAAGGATAGGGGGATCGATGCGCTTTATATCGGTCCTTCCACGGATCTGGAATATGTCGGAGGGCTTGACACCCAGCCGGATGAGCGCGTACGCGGCCTGATGGTCGCTAAAGACGCGCGCTGTTTTGCGATGACACCCCTGCTTTATAAAGAAGAGATCGTCAAGGCTTTCGAAGATGTTCCCTTTTACGCCGAGTGGAACGACCATGAGGGCTTCACGGGAGCTTTTCGCCGCGGCTGTGAGCACCTGGGCATCGTCGGCGGCAGGATAGCTTTTAACGACGGCGTGCGCGCGGTGGACATGCTTGCCGTACGCGACGCGATGCCGATGGAGATGGTGAACGGAGCTGACCTGCTCGCCGGACAACGTTCCCGGAAGGATGAGGAAGAGCTTGAGGTGCTGCGCGAATCGTCGCGCATAGTCGACAAAGTGGTAGCGAAACTCCAGAAGTTCATCCGTCCCGGCATCAAAGAACGCGACGTGGCGAAGAAGATCCCCGAGTTCTTTGAGGAAGAGGGCGTCACCCAGATGTCCTTCAACCCGATCGTCGCAAGCGGCCCCAACGGCTCGATGCCGCACTATTCGGGGGGAGAGCGCGTCATCGGTGAGAACGACATCGTCATCCTCGACCTTGGCGGAAGGTATAAGAGCTACTGTTCCGACACGACCCGCACGCTTTTTACCGGCACGCCTACGGAAGAGATGAAAAAGGTATACGAGATCGTGAAGAGGTCGCAGGCAGCCGGCGAGGCCGCCGTGAGGCCCGGCGCGACGGGCCAGGACGTCGACCGCGCGGCGCGCCAGGTCATTATCGACGCGGGGTACGGCGAATTTTTCTTCAACCGCGTGGGACACGGAGTAGGCCTGGCAGTCCATGAGAGCCCTTATATGATAGAGGGCAACGACGTTCCGCTCGCGCCCGGCAATGTATTCAGCGTCGAACCGGGGATATACCTTCCCGGCAAGTTCGGCGTCAGGATCGAAAACCTGGTCGCGGTGCGTCCCGACGGCAGCGGCGAGGCGCTGAACCACTTTACCAGAGAGCTGACGATCTGCGGAGACTGA
- a CDS encoding aminotransferase class I/II-fold pyridoxal phosphate-dependent enzyme gives MKERTYKLAQERAPLLEALAEYRKSRVVPFDVPGHKQGRGTPELTEFLGKACLSVDVNSMKPLDNLSHPTSVIKEAEALAADAFGADDAFLIIGGTTAAVQAMIMSVCKRGDSIIIPRNVHKSAINALILCGIAPIYVDPGIHPELGISLGMCADDVEAAIAAHPEAKAVFVNNPTYYGICADLGRITEAAHRAGMAALVDEAHGTHFYFASDMPLTAMEAGADMAAVSMHKTGGSLTQSSLLLMKRGRVRPDYVRTVINLTQTTSASYLLMSSLDIARKALATEGKETFSRVVSLAEYARGEINKIGGYYAFSREIIDGKYICGFDTTKLSVNTLKIGLAGVEVYDLLRDDYGIQIEFGDMGNMLAIISVGDNHYAIERLVASLSEIKRLRGREGLHLLDHEYIPPVVRMTPQEAFYAPSRPLPIREAVGKISAEFVMCYPPGIPILAPGEEVTREALDYILYAKKKGSLVMGPQDMELNDLYIVK, from the coding sequence ATGAAAGAGAGAACATACAAACTGGCGCAGGAGAGGGCTCCTTTGCTGGAGGCGCTCGCCGAGTACCGCAAGAGCCGCGTCGTCCCCTTTGACGTTCCCGGACACAAACAGGGCCGGGGAACGCCGGAGCTGACGGAATTTCTCGGCAAGGCCTGCCTCTCCGTCGACGTAAATTCAATGAAGCCGCTCGACAACCTAAGCCACCCGACCTCCGTCATCAAAGAGGCGGAGGCGCTGGCCGCCGACGCCTTCGGGGCGGACGACGCCTTTCTGATAATCGGCGGCACCACCGCCGCCGTACAGGCGATGATCATGAGCGTCTGCAAACGCGGCGATTCGATAATCATTCCGCGAAACGTCCATAAGTCGGCGATCAACGCGCTGATCCTCTGCGGCATCGCGCCGATATATGTGGACCCCGGCATCCATCCCGAACTCGGCATTTCGCTCGGTATGTGCGCGGATGACGTCGAAGCGGCGATCGCCGCTCATCCCGAGGCAAAGGCCGTCTTCGTCAACAACCCCACCTATTACGGCATCTGCGCCGACCTCGGGCGCATAACCGAAGCGGCGCACCGCGCGGGAATGGCGGCGCTCGTCGACGAGGCCCACGGCACGCACTTCTACTTCGCCTCAGATATGCCGCTGACGGCGATGGAGGCGGGAGCCGACATGGCGGCGGTCAGCATGCACAAGACAGGCGGCTCGCTGACGCAGAGTTCGCTGCTGCTCATGAAACGAGGGCGTGTGCGTCCCGATTACGTGCGCACGGTGATCAACCTCACGCAGACGACCAGCGCCTCCTATCTTCTCATGAGTTCGCTCGACATTGCGCGCAAGGCGCTCGCGACCGAGGGAAAGGAGACCTTCTCCCGCGTCGTCTCGCTCGCCGAATACGCGCGCGGCGAGATAAACAAAATCGGCGGCTATTACGCCTTCTCACGCGAGATAATCGACGGCAAGTACATCTGCGGCTTCGACACGACGAAGCTCTCCGTCAATACGCTGAAGATCGGCCTCGCGGGCGTGGAGGTCTATGATCTGCTGCGCGACGACTACGGGATACAGATAGAGTTCGGAGACATGGGCAATATGCTCGCGATCATCTCCGTCGGCGACAACCATTACGCGATAGAGCGCCTCGTCGCCTCGCTCTCGGAAATAAAACGCCTGCGGGGGCGCGAGGGGCTTCATCTGCTCGATCACGAATATATCCCTCCTGTGGTGCGCATGACGCCGCAGGAGGCCTTTTACGCGCCAAGCAGGCCGCTGCCGATTCGGGAGGCGGTGGGAAAGATATCCGCGGAGTTCGTCATGTGCTATCCGCCCGGCATCCCGATACTGGCGCCAGGCGAGGAGGTAACGCGGGAGGCGCTCGACTACATCCTTTACGCGAAGAAAAAAGGCAGCCTCGTCATGGGGCCGCAGGATATGGAGTTAAACGATCTATACATCGTAAAATAG
- the speE gene encoding polyamine aminopropyltransferase → MELWYTEEHTPTVRFSIKVKKQLFGGKSPFQQIDVFDSEEFGRFFTLDGLMMLTEKDEFIYHDMIVHVPMATNPDVRRVLVIGGGDGGTVRELTRYKTIEKIDMVDIDEMVVKVCRELLPFTSRKLGDPRVTLYFEDGLKFVRTASEKYDLIIVDSTDPFGPGEGLFTKEFYGNCFKALTDDGILVNQHENPYYDSYRASMKRAHQRIEDFFPVCRVYQAHIPTYPSGHWLFGFASKKFDPIKDLDAAAWNGLGLETRYYNTDLHVGAFMLPNYVKQALELKD, encoded by the coding sequence ATGGAGCTATGGTACACGGAAGAACATACGCCGACGGTGCGTTTTTCAATAAAGGTAAAAAAGCAGCTCTTCGGCGGCAAGAGCCCCTTTCAGCAGATAGACGTCTTTGATTCGGAGGAGTTCGGGCGTTTCTTCACCCTTGACGGCCTGATGATGCTCACCGAGAAGGACGAATTTATCTACCACGACATGATCGTACACGTCCCGATGGCGACAAACCCGGACGTCAGGCGCGTCCTCGTCATCGGCGGCGGCGACGGCGGCACGGTGCGCGAGCTGACGCGCTACAAAACCATCGAAAAGATAGACATGGTGGATATCGACGAAATGGTCGTGAAGGTCTGCCGCGAGCTGCTGCCCTTCACATCCCGCAAGCTTGGCGACCCGCGCGTCACGCTCTATTTTGAGGACGGCCTCAAATTCGTGCGCACCGCCAGCGAAAAATACGACCTTATCATCGTCGATTCGACAGACCCCTTCGGCCCCGGCGAAGGACTCTTCACAAAGGAATTCTACGGCAACTGCTTCAAGGCGCTGACGGATGACGGCATCCTCGTCAACCAGCATGAGAATCCCTATTACGACTCCTACCGCGCCTCAATGAAGCGCGCGCACCAGAGGATAGAGGATTTCTTCCCCGTCTGCCGCGTCTATCAGGCCCATATTCCGACATACCCTTCCGGACACTGGCTCTTCGGGTTCGCCTCAAAGAAATTCGACCCGATCAAAGACCTTGACGCCGCCGCCTGGAACGGCCTCGGCCTGGAGACGAGATACTACAACACCGACTTGCACGTCGGCGCCTTCATGCTGCCCAACTACGTGAAACAGGCGCTTGAGCTGAAAGACTAG
- a CDS encoding (Fe-S)-binding protein, with translation MSLKDAANLYFNPGCALSIYRPENVKTIFDYLLKNFPEIEMHDICCRHDPKLPGGSVIINVCAGCGKRFGSLYDGVSTISLWEVIRELDNFPFPDYKGMEVSIHDPCPVRNEPGVHEAVRAILKKMKIRIVEAENIGTNSVCCGDSLYPSCDKEKILAAMKRRADSMPCENVAVYCVSCVKAMHIGGKVPRHLVDLLLGKATDPQECDIERWHNKLDAYIQTH, from the coding sequence ATGTCTTTGAAAGATGCGGCAAATTTATACTTTAATCCCGGCTGCGCGTTGAGCATCTATCGGCCGGAAAACGTAAAAACAATATTTGATTATCTGCTTAAAAACTTCCCTGAAATAGAGATGCACGATATCTGCTGCCGCCATGATCCCAAGCTGCCGGGCGGTTCGGTGATTATCAATGTGTGCGCCGGATGCGGCAAACGATTCGGTTCCCTTTATGACGGCGTCTCAACGATTTCGCTGTGGGAAGTCATCCGGGAGCTGGATAATTTTCCGTTCCCGGATTATAAGGGGATGGAAGTCAGCATTCACGATCCCTGCCCCGTGCGAAACGAGCCTGGCGTACACGAGGCGGTCAGAGCCATTTTGAAAAAAATGAAGATTAGAATCGTCGAAGCGGAAAATATCGGCACGAACTCAGTTTGCTGCGGGGATAGTTTATACCCGAGCTGTGATAAGGAGAAAATCTTGGCTGCGATGAAAAGGCGAGCTGACAGTATGCCTTGTGAAAACGTTGCGGTTTATTGCGTCTCCTGCGTCAAGGCCATGCACATAGGCGGGAAGGTCCCGCGCCATTTGGTCGATCTTCTTCTGGGAAAAGCGACCGACCCGCAGGAATGTGATATTGAGCGCTGGCATAATAAGCTGGACGCGTATATTCAAACGCATTAA
- a CDS encoding 2-aminoethylphosphonate--pyruvate transaminase yields the protein MTENKYLLLTPGPLTTTAAVKAAMLRDWCTWDRDYNDLVEKLRGDLVEMALRDRAKRAGYTAVLMQGSGTFAVESVIGSVIPQGGKLAVLSNGAYGRRIAEIAGILKVPAVELRFDECERPDAETLAVMLDDDPAVTHVAVVHCETTTGILNDIESVARAAKSRGKKLIVDAMSSFGGIPLFMDVLEIDFLISSANKCIEGVPGFAFVLANRAALSECAGLARSLSLDLYGQWKTMEEHGGKWRFTSPTHVVCAFAEALRELKAEGGAAARNRRYAANRDMLVRGMEGLGFKALLPAELRSPVITSFLYPDGIGFDFAEFYESLKRDGYVIYPGKLSERDTFRIGNIGDIREKQITGLLAAVERYVKRSEARPLCA from the coding sequence ATGACTGAAAACAAATATCTGCTGCTGACGCCGGGACCGCTGACGACGACCGCCGCCGTGAAAGCGGCGATGCTGCGCGACTGGTGTACGTGGGACAGGGACTACAACGATTTAGTGGAAAAGCTGCGCGGCGACCTTGTCGAAATGGCGCTGCGCGACCGCGCGAAGCGCGCCGGTTATACCGCGGTGCTGATGCAGGGCAGCGGCACATTTGCCGTGGAATCGGTGATCGGCAGCGTCATCCCGCAGGGGGGCAAGCTCGCCGTGCTCTCGAACGGGGCATATGGCAGGCGGATCGCCGAGATCGCGGGAATATTGAAGGTACCGGCCGTCGAGCTCCGCTTTGACGAGTGCGAACGCCCCGACGCGGAGACGCTTGCCGTGATGCTGGACGACGACCCCGCGGTGACCCATGTCGCCGTCGTTCATTGCGAGACGACTACCGGTATCCTGAACGACATCGAGAGTGTCGCCCGGGCCGCGAAGAGCCGCGGCAAAAAGCTCATCGTCGACGCGATGAGCAGCTTCGGCGGTATTCCGCTATTCATGGACGTGCTTGAGATAGATTTTCTCATAAGCAGCGCCAACAAATGTATAGAGGGGGTCCCCGGATTCGCCTTTGTTCTCGCGAATCGCGCCGCTTTGTCCGAATGCGCCGGACTGGCGCGCTCGCTGTCGCTTGACCTTTACGGACAGTGGAAGACGATGGAGGAGCACGGCGGCAAATGGCGCTTCACCTCTCCGACCCACGTCGTCTGCGCATTCGCCGAGGCGCTGCGCGAACTTAAGGCGGAGGGCGGCGCTGCCGCGCGCAACAGGCGCTATGCCGCCAACAGGGATATGCTTGTCCGCGGGATGGAGGGCCTCGGCTTTAAGGCGCTGCTCCCCGCGGAGCTGCGTTCGCCGGTGATCACCTCTTTCCTCTATCCAGACGGGATCGGCTTTGACTTTGCGGAGTTCTATGAATCTCTCAAGCGTGATGGCTATGTGATCTATCCGGGAAAACTCTCCGAACGCGACACCTTCCGCATCGGGAACATCGGCGACATCAGAGAAAAACAGATAACCGGGCTTCTGGCCGCCGTGGAAAGGTATGTCAAGCGATCGGAAGCCCGGCCTCTATGCGCCTGA
- the speB gene encoding agmatinase encodes METNIQGFIGCSSPYAEARAVLFGAPFDSTTSFRPGTRFGPAAMRSESFGIETYSPYQDRDLEDLGVFDAGDLDLPFGNAAAAIEAIEAAAAEILADGKTPVLLGGEHLVTLGAVRAAAKKYPGLRLIHFDAHADLRSDYMGESLSHASVIRRCHDILGDGRIFQFGIRSGSREEMRWSAGRTTMEKFRAETVGAAVKEIGEAPVYITLDLDVTDPAEFPGTGTPEAGGLRFAELLKALLALRGLNVKAFDLCELSPHYDNSGASTALACKTLREMLLAYCG; translated from the coding sequence ATGGAAACGAACATTCAGGGATTCATCGGCTGTTCCTCGCCCTACGCGGAGGCGCGCGCCGTCCTCTTCGGCGCGCCCTTCGACTCGACGACCTCCTTCCGTCCGGGCACGCGCTTCGGCCCCGCCGCGATGCGCTCCGAATCCTTCGGGATCGAGACCTACAGCCCCTATCAGGACAGAGATCTTGAGGATCTCGGCGTATTTGACGCGGGAGACCTCGACCTGCCCTTCGGCAACGCCGCCGCGGCGATAGAGGCGATAGAGGCCGCCGCCGCGGAGATACTCGCCGACGGCAAAACGCCGGTGCTGCTGGGAGGCGAACATCTCGTTACGCTCGGCGCGGTGCGCGCGGCGGCAAAAAAATATCCCGGCCTGCGCCTTATCCACTTTGACGCTCATGCCGACCTCCGCAGTGATTACATGGGAGAAAGCCTATCGCACGCCTCGGTGATCCGCCGCTGCCACGACATCCTCGGTGACGGCAGGATATTCCAGTTCGGCATCCGCTCCGGCAGCCGCGAAGAGATGCGGTGGAGCGCGGGGCGCACGACGATGGAAAAATTCCGCGCCGAGACCGTTGGCGCGGCCGTAAAAGAGATCGGCGAAGCGCCGGTCTATATCACGCTAGACCTCGACGTCACAGACCCAGCGGAGTTTCCCGGCACCGGCACGCCCGAGGCAGGCGGCCTGCGCTTCGCAGAGCTGCTGAAAGCGCTGCTGGCCCTGCGCGGCCTGAACGTCAAAGCCTTCGACCTCTGCGAGCTTTCGCCGCACTACGACAACTCTGGCGCTTCGACCGCGCTGGCCTGCAAGACGCTGCGCGAGATGCTGTTAGCTTACTGCGGATAG
- a CDS encoding PDDEXK nuclease domain-containing protein has translation MSSQLIHNNHAAYGEIISIIERSRENAFRAVNRELISMYWEIGAYVSNKVKNGGWGKSIVTDFARFMESERPDIKGFSASNIWRMRQFYETYSGSEKLAPLAREISWTQNLIIMSRAKTDEAREFYLLLCGRNNYTKRELERQIDSMLFERTLFSDERNKLFLAKNTGLTALRDSYVLEFLNVPENHKEKELRKSIVANIRDFILEFGKDFTFVGEEYLVQVGNKDFHIDLLFYNRELSCLVAIELKVTDFKPEHLGQLEFYLEALDRDVKKPSENPSVGLILCAGKDDMVVEYALSRSLSPTLVADYQLHLPNKNILTEKLRELKELADVETGEDDS, from the coding sequence ATGAGCAGTCAACTAATACATAACAACCATGCCGCGTATGGTGAGATTATATCCATCATTGAACGCTCCCGTGAGAACGCCTTTCGAGCCGTGAACCGAGAGTTAATTTCTATGTACTGGGAGATCGGCGCCTATGTCAGCAACAAGGTTAAAAACGGCGGCTGGGGCAAATCCATTGTCACAGACTTCGCCCGATTCATGGAATCAGAACGTCCGGACATCAAGGGCTTTTCTGCATCGAACATCTGGCGCATGCGCCAATTTTACGAAACGTACAGTGGCAGCGAAAAACTCGCACCATTGGCGCGAGAAATCAGCTGGACGCAGAACCTGATAATAATGTCACGGGCAAAGACCGATGAAGCGCGGGAGTTCTATCTGCTTCTCTGCGGCCGGAACAATTATACCAAGCGAGAACTGGAGCGGCAGATTGACAGTATGCTCTTTGAACGCACTTTGTTTTCAGATGAGCGAAATAAACTTTTTCTTGCCAAAAACACTGGCCTCACAGCACTACGTGACAGCTATGTCTTGGAATTCCTTAACGTGCCGGAGAACCACAAAGAAAAAGAGCTTCGAAAATCCATTGTGGCGAACATTCGCGACTTCATCTTAGAGTTTGGCAAGGATTTCACGTTTGTCGGCGAAGAATATCTTGTTCAGGTCGGCAACAAAGACTTCCATATTGATCTCCTTTTCTACAATCGTGAACTATCTTGCCTTGTAGCGATTGAACTTAAGGTAACGGACTTCAAGCCGGAGCATCTCGGACAGTTGGAATTCTACCTTGAAGCTCTCGACCGCGACGTCAAGAAGCCGAGCGAAAATCCCAGCGTCGGCTTAATCCTATGCGCCGGAAAAGACGATATGGTCGTAGAGTACGCTTTGAGCAGAAGCCTGTCGCCCACGCTCGTGGCTGATTATCAGCTGCATCTGCCGAATAAGAATATTTTAACCGAGAAACTGCGGGAACTGAAAGAACTCGCCGATGTGGAAACCGGCGAGGACGACTCCTAA
- a CDS encoding DUF3798 domain-containing protein has protein sequence MKKAMLLLFAALLALFVSTAAMAAEAPFHIGIVTGTVSQSEDDLRGAELMIKKYGDVAKGGMIQHLTYPDNFMSEMETTISQIAGLADDPKMKVIVVNQAIPGTAEAFRRVKEKRKDILCFAGEAHEDPNVITSVADMAINADFVSRGYLIIDTAKKLGCKTFVHISFPRHMSYETLGRRRAIMEQACKDLGIKFVFETAPDPTSDVGVAGAQQFILEKTPAWVKKYGKNTAFFCTNDAHTEPLLKQLAKYGGYFIEADLPSPLMGYPGAFGIDLTKEAGNWPVILKKVEKTVSDSGAKGRMGTWAYSYGYTNSAALAEFGKRIVDGKAKLNSKKDLLACYAEFTPGAKWNGQNYTDLGTGVTKKNMMLIYQDTYILGKGYMKATDVKVPEKYQKIKFSGK, from the coding sequence ATGAAAAAAGCTATGCTTTTATTGTTTGCTGCGTTGCTTGCGCTCTTTGTAAGCACCGCCGCTATGGCAGCCGAGGCGCCGTTCCATATCGGAATAGTGACCGGGACAGTATCACAGAGTGAAGACGACCTCCGCGGAGCAGAGCTGATGATCAAGAAATACGGAGATGTGGCCAAGGGCGGCATGATCCAGCATCTCACCTATCCCGACAACTTCATGTCGGAGATGGAGACGACGATCTCCCAGATTGCCGGACTCGCCGACGACCCCAAGATGAAGGTCATCGTCGTCAACCAGGCGATCCCGGGAACCGCTGAAGCTTTCCGCCGCGTCAAGGAGAAGAGGAAGGACATCCTCTGCTTCGCCGGCGAGGCCCACGAAGACCCGAACGTCATCACCTCAGTCGCCGACATGGCGATCAACGCCGACTTCGTCTCACGCGGATACCTCATCATCGATACCGCGAAGAAGCTCGGATGCAAGACCTTCGTACACATCTCCTTCCCGCGCCACATGAGCTACGAGACGCTCGGACGCCGCCGCGCGATCATGGAGCAAGCCTGCAAAGACCTCGGCATCAAATTTGTATTTGAAACGGCCCCCGACCCCACGAGCGACGTAGGCGTGGCCGGAGCCCAGCAGTTCATCCTTGAAAAGACGCCGGCATGGGTCAAGAAGTATGGCAAGAACACAGCCTTCTTCTGCACCAACGACGCCCACACCGAGCCTCTTCTCAAACAGCTCGCCAAATACGGCGGATACTTCATCGAAGCTGACCTCCCCTCGCCGCTGATGGGCTACCCCGGAGCGTTCGGCATCGACCTCACGAAGGAAGCCGGCAACTGGCCCGTCATCCTCAAGAAGGTTGAAAAGACGGTATCAGATTCAGGCGCAAAGGGCCGCATGGGTACATGGGCCTACTCCTACGGTTACACGAACAGCGCCGCCCTTGCCGAATTCGGCAAGCGTATAGTCGATGGCAAGGCGAAGCTTAACAGCAAGAAAGACCTCCTCGCCTGCTACGCGGAGTTCACCCCCGGCGCGAAATGGAACGGTCAGAACTACACTGACCTCGGAACCGGCGTCACGAAGAAGAACATGATGCTCATCTACCAGGATACCTACATCCTCGGCAAGGGCTACATGAAAGCCACCGACGTCAAAGTCCCTGAAAAGTACCAGAAGATCAAGTTCAGCGGCAAATAG